The Opisthocomus hoazin isolate bOpiHoa1 chromosome 2, bOpiHoa1.hap1, whole genome shotgun sequence genomic interval cgcgctcagcaGCGCCCGCGTCCTGGCCAGCAAGGCGGCCCGCAAGATCTTCCAGGAGGGCGACGGGAAGCCGGTGAGTGCGGGAGGCCCGGGGCTCCGCGCccgcccttctcccccctcccctcccctgtccCTCGCGGGGCGCTTCCCTCAGCTTTCCGCCAAGGCCCGGCGCTGAGGCGAGCCGAGCCCGAGCCCCGCTCCGCCGCTCCAGGTGCCGCGGgcgggggagcagcagcaggaggaggaggagccgctGCTGCGGGACAACCCCCGCCGCTTCGTCGTCTTCCCCATCCAGTACCACGACATCTGGCAGATGTACAAGAAGGCCGAGGCTTCCTTCTGGACGGCGGAGGAGGTGAGCGAGGAGGCGGGCGGGAACCGGTGTCCCTCCCCCCCTCCGCCGGCTGCTCCCGCCCCGGGTCTCCGGCACGGCCCTGTCCGcccactcccctcccccccccggtcTCTCCGCCATTTTGTCTCACCGCTGCCTCCGGCGACGATGCCAGGTGGACCTTTCCAAAGACATCCGGCACTGGGAGTCCCTGAAGCCCGAGGAGAAGTACTTCATTTCTCACGTCCTCGCCTTCTTCGCGGCCAGCGACGGCATCGTCAACGAGAACCTGGTGAGTGCGTGGGGCCCGTCCCGCAGACGCGTCCCTCGCCGAGGGCGGCCAGGTAGCCACGCGCCCGACGCGCTCGCTGGCTGACCCTTTGTGTAGCGTCGCGGCACTGCAGCGTGCCGTGGTGTCTTAGCCTAATTAGCAAATTGGGGTTTCTGTTTTGAAGTCTGCAAGCGTGGCTGCTCCCCGCGGGGCACTGAGCACTGCCTGACAGTAACGCCTGGCCGGTTCGGAGCCCTTGCTCTGCCGCTGCCCCCCAGTGCTGTCTCCCCCATGGGCGATAAGCAGAACGAAGGTGTTTTCCCCTTTCTCTTGGGACTAAGGAACAACTCGTGACGTGAGGTTTCGCTCTCAATTGTtgcaaaacactggcacaggttgcccagagaagcagtggaggccccatccctggaaaccttcaaggacaggttggatggggctctgagcaacctggtctggttgaagatgtccctgctcactgcaggggggttgggctagatgacctctaaaggtcccttcccacccaaagcgtTCTACAATTCTGTTGACCTGAAGCTGTGAGAGGCTACTGCTCTTCATGTTGCTGTTAATAATCTGCACATCTGGAATTCATCTGGGGATGATCCCacaggctgaggaagagctgttACTGACAGCGTCAATGCCTCTCACTTGCAGCTTGGTTAATAAGCACCTTTGCAAACACTCGTGTATTTCCTCTAGGTGGAGCGGTTCAGTCAAGAAGTACAAATCACAGAAGCCCGTTGTTTCTATGGCTTCCAGATTGCCATGGAAAACATACATTCAGAAATGTACAGCCTTCTTATTGACACCTACATTAAGGATTCTAAAGAGAGGTTTGTATTGCTTGGTGATGAAAGGTTTGAAACTCTTAAGTGTTGAGATTTAAGTGATGCATGTCAGTCACTCTGACTTAAAGTCTGATCTTGGGATTTAAGCTAGATTTATATAAAATACCACTGCTGCTTAAGAGCAGTTTTGGaacatctttcttttctgaagtgtGTGAGCAAGAACTTGCTTAGACTGAGTGAAACTGAAACCACTTAATACTGAAACAAAGGAGTGAAACTATGTAAAAGACGGAGCAGTCAAATAGGAAGGCATATTGAATTACGGTAAGGGCTTGTATGGAGAGCTTCTGCACCTAGTAGAAAGCTACATAGGAAAGTTGCTATGAGAATACTACTTTTATTATAAATGCCATCTCTCAAACTCAGTGTGTTTAGTTAGCAGCTAGCACTTTTATGTAGCATGTGCTGCCCTTACTTCACAGTTTTGTTGGGGGGGGGAAACCATGTtgcatttgctgaaaagtggattGTGGTCCTgataaaaaaaatagccacagtgTAAAATTTGCATAGCAAGAGAATTGATTCAAGAATTGGTATCTTAAAACTGAATGCAGGGCTTTGAGCAGTCCAGGTATTATTCTGGTGTTGTCAACAACCAGTTGAGCCAAATGTCATGTGGTATTGCGATGCTGTTTGCAGTCCAGATATATTTAATTGCTGCTAATTCATAGAAAGTTGACCATGTCATTTCTGCTCTGAGATGCTAAATTCCAGTAGATGTTTGAGGAAGAAATGCTTGCGTGAGAGCTCTGGTGCCTTGTCACTGGAAAGTAGAGGCTGGCTGTTCTGTAGTTTTGAAAGCCTTGTTCAAGTACAGGACTCGATGGAACAGTACTCCCCTTGATATTGTAACGGGAAGTCACGTGAACTGATATTGATGTGATGGGAAGGTGACGAAAAGGTAGTTGATGAGTACAAATAGAGCTAGTTTGGTGCAAAATAAGGTGGGGAAGGAGATTATCAGGGTGAAGCTGCACAGGACTTGTAAGTGAATGAGGCCATCTATAGCAGTGAATGCTGACCATACGACTTGTGCTGATGTCCGATCCTAATGAGTTTTATCCTTCTCAGggaatttctttttaatgctatTGAAACGTTACCATGTGTTAAAAAGAAGGCCGACTGGGCCATGCGCTGGATTGGGGACAAGAAAGCAACATACGGTGAGTACATCTATTGGGAGCAAAGTGAAATTACTTCCTTAAAAAAGATGGGGAAACCACCATGTCTCCAGACTTCATACCTTGCATGGGGTTATTGTTGTCACAGGGAAAGTATGTGCTTTCCAGTGTAAGATACTGATATAAttctggagaggaagaaaataactttCCTTTTGCAAATGAGATGCTGAGATGAATCTTTAAGATTGCTGACATTTTGAATAATGGTAGCTAATGTGGCAGCCTTCATATGCCTGGCTACATGATCAAATTGTAAGTTGCTGTCACATGTCCAGTACTGTACTGGCcatctgcctccagcagacatgtaCAGTTGGAGGCTGTAGCTCCTCTGCCTTGCTGGTTCCTTGTCTCACTTCAAAGGTCAGATGAGATGGTACAGATCATAATTTCACTCATATTAAAGCATTCTTCGTGGCCAAAGTTCCTTACTTAGTCAAAGATCAGCAGACATGGACTTAAATCAGCTACTAAGAAGACTGCTATTTTTCAGTGTGCAAGCTTTGAAAAGGGTGGTATTGATGGTTAACCTGGGGGAAGGAGCCTTGGCTTCAGCTACTTAGTAGCTACTCTAATTAGTTGTTACTTCCTCTTGTGTTTAAAAGTTTTACTTAATAACCAGAAACTTTCACTGTAATAGTCTTAAGGACAGGCTGTAGCATGCTTGTGCAGAAACTTCTCCGTTCTCCTTGAAGGATGTGGTGCACTGGTCTGTTTGCACCTTCTGGGTATTAATCCTGTTCGGTTTTCTGTTTCATACCACTATCAATCTTCTCTTAACAGGAGAACGCGTAGTGGCTTTTGCAGCAGTGGAAGGAATCTTCTTTTCTGGCTCTTTTGCATCAATTTTTTGGCTGAAGAAAAGAGGATTAATGCCTGGACTCACTTTTTCTAATGAACTTATCAGTAGAGATGAGGTATGAATCAAATTCTAGCAGTTAAGATGGTAATGTGCCATAGTAGCTCGAAGTAATGATATTCAGAAGTAATGATATCAGATGGAGcctgtattttaaaacaggaatATGTTTAGAAACAGGCAGTCTAGAAAGCTCACTAAAGTGTGTATATGTGTCGTCGTGGATCTTGCAGCAGAGAATGAATGAACTCAGCATTTTGCATCCTCTAAATAGCTGAAGAGTTCCTGCCAACTCTTGCCATTTGGAGCAAGTGCAGCTGGTACTGGCTGAACTCGCTTATGCCTCCTTCCGGTCAGGCAGAAAGTTGTCTGTAACCCTAAAAAATGGGGCAAGTGCAAAGATGGTGCTAATATATTGGGCTATTTACTCTGTGCTGCAGATTTGAGTGGCTCTTAAATCAGTattgctgaaataattttctgaaacCTATTTTCAGGGCTTGCACTGCGATTTTGCCTGCCTCATGTTCAAGCACTTGATACGCAAACCATCAGAGGAGAGAGTAAAGGAAATCATCATGAATGCTGTCCTCATAGAGCAGGTAACTGTCTGCTTGTTTGGGAAACTTGATCACAATTAAGCAGAAAGCTGGGGAGCTGTTGGGTACAAAATTAGCCGAGACGGTAGGGAGTGAATACCAGTTTCTGTACATAAAGCGCTTCTATTATCTGCAGGAATTCTTGACAGAGGCACTGCCTGTAAAGCTGATTGGCATGAACTGCACTTTAATGAAACAGTACATAGAGTTCGTAGCAGACCGGCTTATGATGGAACTGGGATTTGAAAAGGTAAGGCTCTAGTACGCTGAATATTTCATGGGGAAAGACATGCTAAGTAAGTTTAATTTCCTCCAGAAACCCAAATCCTAAAATGGCTTCAGCAATATTGGCTTAACTTCTGAGACCATTTAGCAGTCCCGCAGCTAGATCCTGCTTGGAGACCCACAGAAGGAAAAGCCAAAGGATGATACGGAAAAACAGATAGATAAGAGTTGCTGTGCTTCTGCCTCCTGCAGCTAAGTGACAGGAACAAATACAGTAGAGAAGGCTGGAGGCAGAGATTTTTTGTTCACTACATAGTAAGCCTGCTGATGTTGTTATTAGACTCCTTCCAGCTGATTTCTAATGCTCTCGCGTATTCAGGATGTGAGCACCTGTAGTGATGATAGAATTGGCTTTGCATTTCAGATATACAAAGCGGAGAATCCTTTTGACTTCATGGAAAACATCTCTCTAGAAGGGAAGACCAATTTCTTTGAGAAGCGAGTAGGTGAATATCAGAGGATGGGAGTCATGTCGAAGCCCACAGACAACTCTTTCACCCTGGATGCGGAATTTTAAGTGAACTGAGACCGTATGAGTTAGTGTGTATGCTCCCCTGTTTACAGGGAAATGTTAAGTGCATTGAGTCAGTGTGACTTGATCCCTGTACTGAAATCCCACTCTTGAAAAGTGTGGTGATATTGGTACTTTTCAGGAGGCTAGTGCAGCTCCAGCAGTACAATTCCTTTTTATTAGACTTTGCCAATGGTGTTAATTCATAGAATGTTTAGATGTATCTCTTATATGCGACTTCATTTTATGAAAGATACAGGCGCCTTCCTTCTGTGAGATGGGAGGTTATGGGCAGTGACTGCTAGCTTCTGCTGTTCTCTCCATAAACAAAGGAGCAGCTGAGAAATTAGAGTCTTTAATTCACTGAACACTGCAGAAAACTCTGGAGGCAACTACATGACCTCACTGCTTTCTCAGCAGGTTTTAAGTTTACTTTTTTTACTATTGTTTTAATAGTTTGTACATAAACCTGGCACTTTATCGTTTAAAATAAAGAACTTGTCTTGTAGTACTCGACAGTGGTAAAATGCAAGTCTAAATCTCTAGACTTTTGCAACCTAACCTTTCATGACCTGTGCTTTTTTCCGGCTATGTAACTAAAATGGTGCTCCGAATCCAACTATATTGTGTTTTAAATCTGtcaaagaacaggaagaaacTTGGTATGGAAGGTGAAGAACTTAATAAATTGGATATTCTGGGTGCTGAAAAATAACATGCAGCTGGCTTCTGGActtaattgctttttctttaatttctgggAACAGTATTTCACCTGATGGTGATCAAGCACTGTTTGGATTCAACATTGTACTGGTTTCAGTGCTCCAATGGGTGAAGCTACGTGTTAATTCCCTTCTCAGTGGCAGACTTCTGAGGAAACGCAGGAAATAGCTGTTAGTGATGGGGCTGGTAGATGTCAAGTGAAAATGCTATGCTTAGCTCTGACTTTTGGATCAACTGCACTAAACGGGTGGCGTTTCAGGGTAAATTTGGCTAATTCAGGCTGAAGCAGTATTCTTAGCTTCTGCATCTTGCAGTCAAGTTTTGGTTTTAATACATAACAGTAGTGAAAAGAAAGTATGTGCTACAACATTGTTACTCCACACTAAGTGTGGAGTAACAGGAATGAGTATGCTTAATACAACTGATGCGGTCTGTGAAGGAGTTCCCTGTGGTCTCAGACAAGCGTTCCTGCAAATGATCTGCAGTGAGATTAAACGATGATGGATAGACTGAAATTAGCTACTGCTTTGATGCACAGAAAGGAGTTTATTCCATTGTCTAATCTAACACCTAACTATCAAGGACTGTCCTGCAAGTCTGCCTTTCTCAAGTGTAGTAGAtatgaaaaataaactttatgGGACTTAAAGCATTTCCTTGAAAGGAAAGAATGCTGGAGTTTTCTTGCGAAGCTAGCAGGATGTGTGTGTTCCGCAGGCCttactagggggaaaaaaaaatcagtaactaaAAAATCCCAAGCCCTGAAGGCTGGAATTCAAAGCAGAAGACTGTTAACAGGTGGCTCTCTAATGCCCCTGCAGCACTGACACTGGTAACAGGTCAGTGACTGCAGCGGTCGGGAAGAAGTTGTTGGGAACTTGTAGTAGGGATGTGTTATGGTGAATGGCCGGACACACCATTCTGAAGTGCTGAAACTTAATGCTTGTCTTTAAATTTAGGCGGGTTTCTGGCTAAATATCAGTGTTTTGTTCTCGGCAAGCTAGGCTTTCTGCCTTTTGGTTTCTCTTAGCAGTCAAAGCTTTGATCAAATGGAGTCTGATACAAAGCATCAGAACTCGTGGTGTAGGGTTATGTCATTCAGCATAAATGAGATAGTAATAATGTACTGAGATCAGTTTGGACCCAAGCATGATTGAACAGCATTCAATTTATATTCAAGTCTGTGAATTTATACACTTTAGTAATCTAGAAAAAGGGCAAGACTAATCTATGAGTAGGCTCTACCTATATTATATAGCTAACTCTTCCCACTTGATTCTTTGTATGTGCCAAGGATAAATACATGGAAGTGATTGGGATGGAAAGCTTTAATGTGCTATCCTTAATTCTGGGAAGTATGAACTGTAACTGTATATTCAACATCATATAGAAGGACTGCTGTGTGTATGATGGCCAAGTAATTTGCAATGGCAGGTAGGAAGAATGTCCACTTTAGCCAAGTATTGCTCTTACAGGGTAATAGATCTTGTACACATGGAGGCATTAGAGAGATTAGGCAGGAATTAGAAGTGATTCAACAAGAGAATAAGCCTTGCTGTGGGTGGTATTAATCTTACCCTGGTGCTGCTGATATCTAAATGCCTACTTAGTTTCGGTTTATGTGCTTGCTAAAATGTAAACTGGTTTTTAAATGTACAGTCCGGAAAAAAGCTATGCATCTGGTCCCGCCTGTTTTAATTCTCAGTTCTCACAAAGATTTAAATGTCTTGCTGTTGCTTGGATCACATAGGTCATGTCCAAGTCTTGATAAAATACTTTTTATCTGAAAACTGATTACTTTCCAATTTGACTGAAATGCCAGTTGTTTTGATGCTCGATCCTCTTAAGCATTGAGGAAATAATAATCttgtattcctttaaaaaaaacccccaaaatcctAATACTCTGAAAAATAAGTTTCAGTAAAAATTTAACTGACCCTTTGGAATATGTTTTGGAATGGAGTTTGGAGAACCAGGAGTGATATGAAGCAAAGTGGTGgaagtgctgatttttttttttgtcgaaaTATGAATCAGAACAGCTGTTTAGTAGGGGTTCTGGCACAGTCATTGCCGCAAGTGAAAAACGATTAGGCCAGTAGAGGAAAAAACTACGGAGGGATAAGTAAAACCGGATATATTTGGTGGTGCAATACTCTGACGTCTGTCATGAATTTATGCAGAACTGATCCCTAGCTATCCCCcgtgtttttttgttgctgttaaaaTGAATGGCTCATAATAGCAGCAGATAGAATGGAAGAACAGTGACCTCAGGCATAGTTTCTATTGCCACATTTATGTACAactgtaatatatttttaaaaaaattgcatagGTTCAGGTAAGAAAGCTTCCCTAGCTCGTTAACTGACACATTTTTCACTTCAAGTTGTTACGTGTTGGCTGTCGAAAACCTTAGGCGATGTGGGGGAGTAAGAGCGGCAACCTAACGTCAGCCTTGTCCTCGGGAAGCAACTGCAACATTGAAGtgtaacaacaaaaagaaaatccccaaatttCTCAGATTTCCTGGAGTGCTTACAGCAATTTGTGCCCAGAAGAGGCTGGAGAACAGTTGCAGCTGCTGGACCTCTTCCCTGGCACCAGCCAGTAACCAGGGACTTTGGCAAAAAGCAGTAAAAGAACGGAGCCGCGCTCGCTCAAAGCCTGCTTTTCGCAGTCAGCCACGGTTTGTTGTATTTTAAGCCGTTGATTACCTCTTGGTGCTTTGGCCTCTCTTTTTCTGCCTAGCGAGTTTTAAGAAATAAATGCTTTCGTCAGGGAGGATTTGAGAGCTAGAGAGCTGTATGCTGATGGACAGctagtttttttgtttgggattcGTCCCTTGGGAGCATCACTGATCCAACGATCTGCACAGCAGACATGGTCATTTGGTTTCTGCGGTAAAACAGTCTTTACATGAAGAATGGCTGAAAGATTAAGCTAACCTTGGGGAAAAAAGATGTGTCCACGCCTTGTGCCAAACAGTGGCTTTACTTCTAAAGTTATGTCCATTTGGCCTTTGAGGTAATGgtagtattacagaatcacagaatggtaggggttggaagggagctctgtgggtcttctagtccagcccccctgccaaagcagggtcacctacagcaggctgcacaggaccttgtccaggcgggtcttgaatatctccaaagacggagactccaccacctccctgggcagcctgttccagtgctactTCCTGAGCCTGCAGAGAAACGGAGGGTAAGCTTTTTACCCCTTTAAAGTGTACCATGGATTCCAATGATGAGGTCTTACTGACATGGTTGATCAGCAGAAAACAGATAGTGTTTGGGCATCTGCCCTTAGCTGTAGCTGTGGAATGCAGCGTGGAGCAGGATCATCGGTTCTCGTTCCCACTTCTGGATATTACTGGTGCTCTGCTGGGTATCAGCTGGGAAACCTTTGTTGCCACCGTGATCCAGAGGATCAAGCCAAGAGAACAGGAGATCCCAGGGTATTGACTAGCCACCAGAGCTGTGGCTTCGGCTCCTGGTTTTGGGTTTCCACTGCAGCACATTGGGCTTCTGAATCTTCTCCTTCTGGAGGAGAGTTTGAAGGCGAGAGCTTCCTCCTCCAGAAGAATGGGTTGTGTTAAAGGCCTCCCTGCTGCAGAGACTTCTCTTTCTGCAAGTACAAGTTCTGAGATGCATTGGGGGTGACAATGTAAAATTAATACCTTTTCTTCCCCCTGATGCTagtcatttttttaaacttcaggtATATAGAGAAAAATACCTTAGTGGAATGGTTTTGCAATTCTTTCCAATAACCAAATCCCTCTTCTGCTTTTATCCCCGGTTGTAATACAGTGTGTAGTTCATGCCACAGGCAACATTGCTTCGTGCAGCAAATGAAGATTACAGTGAATTACTAGGAGATGCTTGAGCTCTGTAGCACTCGGGAGCGCCTGCCCGCCGCTGAACACTTGAGTCGAGGTTTTTCTTTTGGCCTAAGAGTGAAGACTCCGGTGTTAGATACACACTGGTGCTTCTGAGATGcagactggggggaaaaaaagcatcccAGGCCAGTTTCTACTGTCAGTTACTGGTAAGTGATTTGTTTCCAAGTGTTGTAGGATTTAGCTTAAAGTAGGGGGGAGCCTGCAGTTTTTAGATGTCCAAAGCTCAGGAGTGCTGAGCTTCTAAAAGAAAGGTATTTTGAGctgtgtgtttttcttccctttggggTTAGGGATTGCTGCTACTCTGTTACAGCTTCTCTTGTTGTCAAGTGCTGCTGATATAATTCAGAATGGCTTGAGTGACCTGTAGTCCCCGTTGGGTCAGGCCTAGCAGTGTGGTACAGTCTATTTTTTTGCTAGATCCTCATTAAAGTACAGATCTAAGGCAgtcatttgaagactgaggcatcTGGCCCTGAGGAAGATGCTTGAAGGTATTTTTTGCAGATGGACAAATCCTTAGGCAAACCAGTTCTTGCAGTGTAAGTATGTCCTGGATATGTTCCCAGAGGACGTGTACCTCCTGTCTCTACAGGTGCTGCTTGGGCTAGAGCATCAGGGGAGGACAGTGGAGTGACTCTCTCCCATTCATTTCAAAGTCCCCCTTGATGCTCGTCTGTGTCTTTCACCACTCAGCACTCTGTTTTGTATTTTGCTGGCCGCCTCTGACACCTTTAGCCACGTTGccaggtgtttttcctgctgttctCCTAGGTAGGGAGCTGCCCACCTTGCTTGTCCTCCTAGTCAGCTGTCAGAATCCAGCTCCTGGGTGCTCTCTGAGGCGTTACCTCAATGATCTAGCTCGGAGGCAGTTGCAAGCTCGTGTAGACCTAGGTCTAGCAACAGCAAACACCAAGCCCTGCTTTGCCTGTGTTGGCTAGCAACCTTCTGCAGCCTGGCGCGCTGCTCCAGTGCCAGGGACTGCAGCGAGTCTGCCTCGTGACCGGGGTTGGCCAAAGCTCTGCTGCTTCCCGTCGGAAGGTATTGCCTcgttaaaatgaaaatactttgtcagaatttatttctgaaagactCAGCTGGTAAAATCCTGATGTAGTAGAGAATATGCTGACAGCTGGGTTTCAATgcagctctctctctctccttggtGTTTAATTGAATGGTTTATCTCCTCGACGAATTTCTTTTCAGGGTGATGCTAACATGACActctcttccccccgcccccccccgcctccaaattaaaaccaaaaagcccAAACCCTACATTTCTCTGCTTTAAATGTTAACATTCAGCAGGCAGCGGTGACTTGGCAGGGAAGCTGTGCAGCAACGAGCTGTCATTAGATGAACGTGAGAAGTGGTGTTTCGAGGCGAGGAGTGCATTAGAAATCAGCATTTCACAACAGAAATGTTAGCTGGGCCAAGTGTTCAGTGTCTGCTCTGGCTGTAATTTTCTGCGAAGCCACTTAAAGGCAGTCTCAGCTGTAAGGAGGACTAAAATGTGATTCACCTCTAAAAGGAATAGAAATATTAATTGTATATTGGATTCTGTAATAACTTTGAGCAGAATGCACCGCAGGTTTGTTGAAGGCTTAGCAATAACTTTGCTGTTTCAATTACTGCTCCTGAAAAGTATATCTCATTCTATTAACACAACTCTTATAGTTGCTCTTGATAATATTGTAAATATGTACAGATATACAGACTTTGGAAAAGCTACTCTGATTTGAGTTTATTGCGGTGAGTGAACTAAGACGAGCAAGCATCGGGCAACCTAACaggattattttttaatacacattTCCATAAAATCGTTATCCCTTGTCAAATTGAAAAGCTATTTACTATGCTAAGTAGGCTAATTGTATGAGAAGTTTTTAATCTTGCCATCTTCCCATTACTTAGCTGTGATACTGCACTTCCACTACTAAATCCCCAGGATTATATAAGAAATAGTAGAACGGCTGGGTtgcatttaaattaattaaagcaaaaatatttcaaataaaatgttaaatattgcTGTGTAGATATTCAAGAAGCAGATGCGATTTCACCACTTATATCCCCAAATAACACATGCAAAACCAGATTgagatatatttaaatattcacaTACGCTCAAGTGTAGCTCTTTAGGCTCCGCAGGGGGGAGTGAGTTTTGTGTGGCTCAGGGAAAGTTCATCGTGACAGCGTAATTTTGACCGGAGGAGCCATTTAGGCTTTCCTGGTTCTGTAGGAGATGCCCCGGCAGGTGGGTCAGATGGGTGCTTCATCCCTTCCTCCTGCCTGCGGGCACACGGTTTCTCTGTTCACTCCGATGTTATTTCTCTTCGGCTTCGGGCCCTGCTGCAGCAGTTCGTCTAGCAGCCTGTTTTGGGGCAATCCGTGCTGGACTGCACGCTGCCTGTTGCCAGCACTCCATCTGGCTGTCACCGGCCAGGCTCCTTGGTAAGGAAAGCGGCCGCTGCTCCAGCCGTTCGGGTGACAGTGCCAAGCCCTGGCTGCTGATGGAGTACCAGGTGACTGTCACATCTGGGGCACAGCTGGGCCCCTGGGGCTCTCCCTCCCCACGCTAATAGAGGTACGGGCcatatttgttttcttattgGGTGCAGGGCAAGAGATTATGCGTGCAAATCCCGCTCTGCACAGGATTTCGTAGCAGACTGTCTCTCTTACTGTGGTCTGGGCTGCCGGGTTTTTCGGGGGAGCTGTCTGTTCTGCAGCCTGGGTGTTTCTCTTCTAACCTCACAGACAAGGGACTACATGGAATTGCATCACGCATGCTTACTTTCACTATGCAACACGACAGCTGAGGGTGGGGATGTTTTTCTGGTCGATGTGCTGTGTATTTTAACGAATGCCAGAACTTCATTGGTGCTCTCCTGTGCCCATTGCTCTGCGTGCCCTTTCTGGTCTGTGCTGAGCTCTTTCTcgggatgctggggctggagcaaaCAGGCAGTATAGCTCCTGTAGAGAAGGACTTCTCGGGGTGCAACCACAAGTGCCCTCAGCAGGGAGGGATCCCAATGTGTGGTAATCCTGACTTCTTCCCTCAGGGACTGGTGTCATGTCTCTCCTTCCAGCCTTCAGCAGATAAAACCAATCCAAGCAGAAAGGTGGATTTACTGAGGTGGGCGGGACGGTGTGGTGGTAAGAGAGAAGAGCAGGACTCTTGGTGTTGTCCGGCAAATCCTCTAATTGGGGTTGGTTCTCAGTTCGAGGTAGTGTCAGTCCAGGAATAATTTATCAGGTGTGATCACCCAGAGCGAGGTGTTAAAGATGGGTTTAGTAGGTCTGAGCATTGGTGCATGCCCTCCCCCTGGTGCGGAGCAAGCTGCTTGGTGATACTGGACCCAGGTGGAAGGTGGTTCTTGTTTCCAGTGGCTTCACCTGAAGGATGCATTTGACTTGCTGAGAAAACCACGTATTCTTGTGCTGGTAGTTCATTTAAAAGGCACTGTGCTATAAATGGAGATGTCATACCTTCTGAACCACTGCTGGGGGTTCCCTACGGTGTGGTCACCCATGCAGCTTTGAGGACCAAGCCTGTGCTCATACAGGTACCGGCATGGGGTGATGCTGGAGATGTGGCTGCTAACAAGGGATGGATCCGGCTGCAGCGTGGTGGCCAGCCTCAGCTCTTCCTGCTGCAGCCACACTACACCTGGGCACAGCAGCATCTGCCTCTGAACATGGCTTGCACCTGCACCCATCCTGGAAAAGCAGCCAGCAAGTGTGGTTCAGAGCTGCCACAAATGTCTGGCTGCGAAAACTCAGAAAGAGTTTCCCCTGGCTTAGGGTGAGCCCTTTAAACCATTTTATATGGGGTCAGCTGTGCCCTGCTCACCACATATTAAAAACCTATAGGAGGTTATCTTGCGTTCTACACGTAAAAACGGATAAAATCCAAATCAAAGCGCCATGGTAACAGGCTGAAGCAGTACAGTCTGCAGTG includes:
- the RRM2 gene encoding ribonucleoside-diphosphate reductase subunit M2, which translates into the protein MLSARVPLAARCDQPRLSPAKSLSPMKHLVLSDKENTPPALSSARVLASKAARKIFQEGDGKPVPRAGEQQQEEEEPLLRDNPRRFVVFPIQYHDIWQMYKKAEASFWTAEEVDLSKDIRHWESLKPEEKYFISHVLAFFAASDGIVNENLVERFSQEVQITEARCFYGFQIAMENIHSEMYSLLIDTYIKDSKEREFLFNAIETLPCVKKKADWAMRWIGDKKATYGERVVAFAAVEGIFFSGSFASIFWLKKRGLMPGLTFSNELISRDEGLHCDFACLMFKHLIRKPSEERVKEIIMNAVLIEQEFLTEALPVKLIGMNCTLMKQYIEFVADRLMMELGFEKIYKAENPFDFMENISLEGKTNFFEKRVGEYQRMGVMSKPTDNSFTLDAEF